A window of Streptomyces puniciscabiei contains these coding sequences:
- a CDS encoding glyceraldehyde-3-phosphate dehydrogenase, with protein sequence MTVNDDSFTNWKIREEIAESMIPLIGKLHRERDVTVLLHSRSLVNKSVVSILKSHRFARQIDGAELSVTETMPFLEALTTLDLGPSQIDLGMLATTYKADDRGLSVAEFTAEAVAGATGANKIERREPRDVVLYGFGRIGRLVARLLIEKSGSGNGLRLRAIVVRGGGAQDIVKRASLLRRDSIHGQFQGTITVDEDTSTIVANGNAIKVIYADDPSAVDYTEYGIRDAILIDNTGKWRDREGLSKHLRPGIEKVVLTAPGKGDVPNIVHGVNHDTIKPDEQILSCASCTTNAIVPPLKAMDDEYGVLRGHVETVHSFTNDQNLLDNYHKSERRGRSAPLNMVITETGAASAVAKALPDLKAKISGSSIRVPVPDVSIAILNLQLARETTREEVHDYLREVSLTSPLKRQIDFITAPDAVSSDFIGSRHASIVDAGALKVDGDNAILYLWYDNEFGYSCQVVRVVQHVSGVEYPTYPATAV encoded by the coding sequence GTGACTGTCAACGACGACTCGTTCACCAACTGGAAGATCCGCGAGGAGATCGCGGAGTCGATGATCCCGCTCATCGGGAAGCTGCACCGCGAGCGGGACGTGACCGTCCTGCTGCACAGCCGCTCCTTGGTGAACAAGTCGGTGGTCAGCATCCTCAAGTCCCACCGCTTCGCCCGGCAGATCGACGGCGCGGAGCTGTCGGTCACCGAGACCATGCCGTTCCTCGAGGCCCTGACCACCCTCGACCTCGGGCCCTCCCAGATCGACCTCGGCATGCTGGCCACCACCTACAAGGCCGACGACCGCGGTCTGAGCGTGGCGGAGTTCACCGCCGAGGCCGTCGCCGGCGCCACCGGCGCCAACAAGATCGAGCGCCGTGAGCCGCGCGACGTCGTCCTGTACGGCTTCGGCCGCATCGGCCGGCTGGTCGCCCGCCTGCTGATCGAGAAGTCCGGCTCCGGCAACGGCCTGCGCCTGCGCGCCATCGTGGTGCGCGGCGGCGGCGCCCAGGACATCGTCAAGCGCGCCTCGCTGCTGCGCCGCGACTCCATCCACGGCCAGTTCCAGGGCACGATCACCGTCGACGAGGACACCAGCACGATCGTCGCCAACGGCAACGCCATCAAGGTGATCTACGCCGACGACCCGTCGGCCGTGGACTACACGGAGTACGGCATCCGGGACGCCATCCTCATCGACAACACCGGCAAGTGGCGCGACCGCGAGGGCCTGTCCAAGCACCTGCGCCCCGGCATCGAGAAGGTCGTGCTGACCGCGCCGGGCAAGGGCGACGTGCCCAACATCGTGCACGGGGTCAACCACGACACCATCAAGCCGGACGAGCAGATCCTGTCGTGCGCCTCCTGCACCACCAACGCCATCGTCCCGCCGCTGAAGGCGATGGACGACGAGTACGGCGTGCTGCGCGGCCACGTGGAGACCGTCCACTCGTTCACCAACGACCAGAACCTGCTGGACAATTACCACAAGTCCGAGCGCCGTGGCCGCTCCGCGCCGCTCAACATGGTGATCACCGAGACCGGTGCCGCCTCCGCCGTCGCCAAGGCGCTGCCGGACCTCAAGGCGAAGATCAGCGGCAGCTCGATCCGCGTCCCCGTGCCGGACGTTTCTATCGCAATTCTCAACCTGCAGCTGGCCCGCGAGACCACCCGTGAGGAGGTCCACGACTACCTGCGCGAGGTCTCCCTGACCTCGCCGCTCAAGCGCCAGATCGACTTCATCACGGCGCCCGACGCGGTCTCCAGCGACTTCATCGGCTCGCGCCACGCCTCGATCGTGGACGCCGGCGCCCTGAAGGTCGACGGCGACAACGCGATCCTCTACCTCTGGTACGACAACGAGTTCGGCTACTCCTGCCAGGTCGTCCGGGTCGTCCAGCACGTCTCGGGCGTGGAGTACCCCACGTACCCCGCGACGGCGGTCTGA
- a CDS encoding collagenase: MRYRFALPRRMPGRGHPRTAAGVAGAAVVCVTVAGLLSTPVSAAPQQPHTRAATASRQHAPEPSPAGATTAVTERPATQARRLSPDRLPPLQPLSPRPARRAATAASCTPADFGSRSGSALVALVKASSTDCVNTLFSVTGKDAHDVFREAQMLSVAAAYSRTAKLYRGDDSGGLEQLVLFLRAGYYVQFNHSADVGPYTSRLTTAVTSGLDAFFARSHSRDVTAVNGDILGESVVLTDSADQQGRYLPVYRRLLNDYDSSYDSVDSMVRAVNDVYTPLWRGNWNPDYVKAVEAHPAIIDTLHDFALANTDLLGTDQAFLDSNAGMNLARYVEHPELQDTVRPLTRELLDETAMTGPTAGLWVAVATQANAYDSADCAYYDVCDLPAKLTRAVLPVGRQCDANVSVLAQSLTAADLDAACASVLDQSAYFRGLVKADGAIPGQYVSTIRLVVFASRADYQTYAGPIYGISTDNGGMTLDGDPSDPANHVTSIMYQKPSDDGFPARIWNLNHEYTHFLDGRDDMKGDFAQETTVPDVWWIEGIAEYVSYSYRGIADDQAIQEAGRHTYKLSTLFENTYDNSDVIRTYPWGYLAVRYMAEQHPDDIQRMLARFRVGDYAGGYAVYHDGIGTRYDADFDQWLTACAAGACARPAKA; encoded by the coding sequence ATGCGCTATCGCTTCGCGCTGCCCAGACGCATGCCCGGCCGCGGCCACCCCCGTACGGCCGCAGGCGTGGCCGGCGCCGCGGTCGTCTGCGTGACCGTGGCCGGACTGCTGTCCACGCCGGTGTCGGCGGCCCCGCAGCAGCCGCACACCCGCGCCGCCACCGCGTCCCGGCAGCACGCGCCCGAGCCGTCGCCGGCCGGCGCGACCACCGCCGTCACCGAGCGGCCCGCGACCCAGGCCCGGCGGCTCAGCCCTGACCGGCTCCCACCTCTGCAGCCCCTCTCGCCCCGTCCGGCCCGAAGGGCGGCCACGGCGGCCTCCTGCACCCCGGCCGACTTCGGCAGCCGCAGCGGCTCCGCCCTCGTCGCCCTCGTGAAGGCCTCGTCCACCGACTGCGTCAACACGCTCTTTTCGGTGACCGGCAAGGACGCGCACGACGTCTTCCGCGAGGCCCAGATGCTCAGCGTCGCGGCCGCCTACAGCCGCACTGCCAAGCTGTACCGCGGCGACGACTCCGGTGGCCTGGAACAGCTGGTCCTCTTCCTGCGGGCCGGCTACTACGTGCAGTTCAACCACTCCGCGGACGTCGGCCCGTACACCTCCCGCCTCACCACGGCCGTCACGTCCGGCCTGGACGCCTTCTTCGCCCGGTCCCACTCGCGCGACGTGACGGCGGTCAACGGCGACATCCTCGGCGAGAGCGTCGTCCTCACCGACAGCGCCGACCAGCAGGGCCGCTATCTCCCCGTCTACCGGCGGCTGCTGAACGACTACGACAGCTCGTACGACTCCGTGGACAGCATGGTCAGGGCCGTCAACGACGTCTACACGCCGCTGTGGCGCGGCAACTGGAACCCCGACTACGTCAAGGCGGTCGAGGCCCACCCGGCCATCATCGACACCCTGCACGACTTCGCGCTCGCCAACACCGACCTGCTCGGCACCGATCAGGCCTTCCTGGACTCCAACGCCGGGATGAACCTGGCCCGTTACGTCGAGCACCCCGAACTGCAGGACACGGTCCGCCCGTTGACCAGGGAGCTGCTGGACGAGACCGCGATGACCGGCCCCACGGCCGGGCTCTGGGTCGCCGTGGCCACCCAGGCGAACGCCTACGACAGCGCCGACTGCGCCTACTACGACGTCTGCGACCTGCCCGCCAAGCTGACCAGGGCCGTCCTGCCGGTCGGCCGCCAGTGCGACGCGAACGTCTCCGTCCTCGCCCAGTCGCTCACCGCCGCAGACCTCGACGCCGCCTGCGCCAGCGTGCTGGACCAGAGCGCGTACTTCCGCGGTCTGGTCAAGGCCGACGGAGCGATACCCGGCCAGTACGTGTCCACGATCCGGCTCGTGGTCTTCGCCAGCCGCGCCGACTACCAGACCTACGCCGGCCCGATCTACGGCATCAGTACCGACAACGGCGGCATGACCCTGGACGGCGACCCGTCCGACCCGGCCAACCACGTCACGTCGATCATGTACCAGAAGCCCTCCGACGACGGTTTCCCCGCCCGCATCTGGAACCTCAACCACGAGTACACGCACTTCCTCGACGGTCGCGACGACATGAAGGGCGACTTCGCCCAGGAGACGACCGTGCCGGACGTGTGGTGGATCGAGGGCATCGCCGAGTACGTGTCCTACAGCTACCGGGGCATCGCCGACGACCAGGCGATCCAGGAGGCGGGCAGGCACACCTACAAGCTGAGCACGCTGTTCGAGAACACCTACGACAACAGCGACGTGATCCGCACCTACCCGTGGGGCTATCTCGCCGTGCGCTACATGGCCGAACAGCACCCCGACGACATCCAGCGCATGCTGGCCCGCTTCCGCGTCGGTGACTACGCCGGCGGATACGCCGTCTATCACGACGGCATCGGCACCCGCTACGACGCCGACTTCGACCAGTGGCTCACCGCGTGTGCCGCGGGCGCCTGCGCCAGGCCCGCCAAGGCCTGA
- a CDS encoding LysR family transcriptional regulator, translating to MELELRHLRVLCAIADAGSVGRAATQLGYSQPAVSTQLRRIERHLGEPLFERGTSGVRPTRYGAEVVAQARDVLTRADAIGHRRAASRARRTLRVAATNSPMLSGTVSRVRTRLPEVSLAVTSVYASSRIVELLEEGAVDAAIAADYPGMELRHSGAVRHRGIVTEPTFVALPSRHRLRQCAQVQLADLAEDAWFVTPDDGAGWPGVFYDACAAAGFTPVTVHEFLGDQSQLQSMIADGLGVSLVQPTLRPIPHVVVKPLAGSPLWCRYVLAWRPDTVTGEAVEALSQSAHAAYRDLVAQAPHLRAWASHTWSGTGA from the coding sequence ATGGAGCTGGAGCTGCGGCACCTGCGGGTGCTGTGCGCGATCGCCGACGCCGGCAGCGTGGGCCGGGCCGCGACACAGCTCGGCTACTCGCAGCCCGCCGTGAGCACCCAGCTGCGGCGCATCGAGCGGCACCTCGGCGAGCCGCTGTTCGAGCGCGGCACGAGCGGAGTGCGGCCCACCCGCTACGGCGCGGAGGTCGTCGCCCAGGCCCGTGACGTGCTGACCCGCGCCGACGCCATCGGCCATCGCCGGGCCGCGTCGCGGGCCCGCCGTACCCTGCGCGTGGCGGCGACGAACTCGCCCATGCTGTCCGGGACGGTCTCCCGCGTTCGCACCCGGCTGCCGGAGGTGTCCCTCGCCGTCACCAGCGTCTACGCCTCCTCCCGGATCGTGGAACTGCTGGAGGAGGGCGCGGTGGACGCGGCCATCGCCGCCGACTATCCGGGCATGGAGCTGCGCCACTCGGGCGCGGTGCGGCACCGCGGGATCGTCACCGAGCCGACGTTCGTGGCCCTGCCCTCCCGGCACCGGCTGCGCCAGTGCGCCCAGGTCCAGCTCGCCGACCTGGCCGAGGACGCGTGGTTCGTGACGCCGGACGACGGTGCCGGCTGGCCGGGGGTGTTCTACGACGCCTGTGCGGCGGCCGGGTTCACACCGGTCACCGTGCACGAGTTCCTCGGTGACCAGAGCCAGCTGCAGAGCATGATCGCCGACGGCCTCGGGGTGTCCCTCGTACAGCCGACGCTGCGGCCGATCCCGCATGTCGTGGTCAAGCCCTTGGCCGGCTCCCCGCTGTGGTGCCGCTATGTGCTGGCCTGGCGGCCCGACACCGTCACCGGCGAGGCCGTGGAGGCACTGTCCCAGTCCGCCCACGCCGCCTACCGCGACCTGGTCGCGCAGGCACCCCATCTGCGCGCGTGGGCCTCGCACACCTGGAGCGGCACCGGGGCGTAG